CGCTTTGGGGGTGTGGTTTTTCTTTAGCATCTTATTAGGTGAATTCACCTTAAAATCCCTTAAGCTTTTAGTGGCGCGCCCACGGCCTGTAACCAATGGCGAATTGGTTTTTGCGCATGGCTTTAGTTTCCCTAGCGGGCATGCTTTGGCTTCAGCACTTTTTTATGGCTCTTTGGCGTTGTTGTTATGCTATTCTAACACAAACAATCGCATTAAAACGATTATTGCTGTGGTTTTGCTTTTTTGGATTTTTTTAATGTCGTATGATAGGGTTTATTTGGGGGTGCATTACCCTAGCGATGTTTTGGGAGGGTTTTTATTAGGGATTGCTTGGTCGTGCTGCTCTTTAGCGCTTTATTTAGGGTTTTTGAAACGCCCTTATAAAAACGCTTAAAGCGTTTTTTAAAACCTCGTTTTTTAAAAAGAAAGTTTATGAGTTAGGGTATAGCTCCTCTTTCTTTTTAACCTCATCAAATTCATCTTTATAGCGGTATGAGTGAGCCGGGTCATAATCCACAACGCTCTTTAAAAAACCGCTGAATTTTTTATTTTTGTCGCTAAGTTCTGAAGCCACGGTGTAATCAATCTTTTCTTTGTATTTAGCGTTCAATAAAATAGCGCTTTTGTCCTCATCCGTTCTTAAATCAATCACGCCAATCCCAAAACTCGCATGCAAACGCTTCAATAAATCCATGAGTTGGGGGTTATGCGTATCAATATGACGGCCCACTAAATACCCCTCATTAGCCCACGAGCTGTTAGAAATCGCTTGAAAATAACACTCCCTGCAATTATTCACGCTGATTTCTTTTTTCAATTCAAAGCTCACCAGTTTAACGGGTAAAGTGTCAAATTTCTTAGAAAAAGCGATTAAATTTTCATTAGACAATTCAGCATGCAAAAACCTAACCCCCACCATGTCCGGATAAAGCCACCTGTCCATGCCTTTTGACGATTTCAAACTCTCTTCGTGAAAAATGGTTTTCGTGTAGCATTTCAAATTTTCATTATGAATAGCCATGTAGGTTAAAAAAGGGTGCAAATCCCTTTCATGCGCAATTTTATTATGCACGATTTTAGCGCTTGGAGCGCTTGGCTTTTGAGTATTCAAAACCGGCTCATTCATCGCGCTTTTTAGAGCGATTAAAACTGGTTTTTCTCGCACTTTTTTAAAAGGCAGTTCTTCGCCCTTGTTTAAGGCTGTATAAATATAAGAACTAACGCTCTGGTGCGGGGTTTTGCCCCCACAATCAAACATGTTTTCAATCTCGCCTTTTTCAAAAAGCTCTTTGGCTTTATCATACACTTCAGTAGGGCTAATCGGTCCTGTGATCTCTAAAACGCTTTGAACGATTTCAATATCTTGCGGTTTCATTTTTTGCTCGCTAAATACTCTTCATAACTGCCTTTAAAATCAATGATTGAAGCGCCTTTAGGGCTTGGGACTAATTCAATGATCCGGTTAGCATACGCATCAATGAGCTCTCTGTCGTGGCTTATGCAAATCACTGCCCCATCAAATTTAAAGAGCGCTTCACCTAGTGCGATAATCGCTTCTAAATCCAAATGGTTGGTTGGCTCATCTAGGACTAAGAAATTCCCCCCCTCTAGCATGAGCTTGGATAAGACCATTCGGTGTTTTTCGCCCCCGCTTAAAGCGTTCACGCATTTTTCTTGCTCTTCGCCATTAAAAAGCATCCTCCCTAAAGCGTTTCTCACCTCTGCGCTTTCAATCTTTTTATTGAAATTA
The Helicobacter pylori genome window above contains:
- a CDS encoding COG2958 family protein; the protein is MKPQDIEIVQSVLEITGPISPTEVYDKAKELFEKGEIENMFDCGGKTPHQSVSSYIYTALNKGEELPFKKVREKPVLIALKSAMNEPVLNTQKPSAPSAKIVHNKIAHERDLHPFLTYMAIHNENLKCYTKTIFHEESLKSSKGMDRWLYPDMVGVRFLHAELSNENLIAFSKKFDTLPVKLVSFELKKEISVNNCRECYFQAISNSSWANEGYLVGRHIDTHNPQLMDLLKRLHASFGIGVIDLRTDEDKSAILLNAKYKEKIDYTVASELSDKNKKFSGFLKSVVDYDPAHSYRYKDEFDEVKKKEELYPNS
- a CDS encoding phosphatase PAP2 family protein; its protein translation is MVFDRTISVREKKAAKTLGIVGVVFFILFGIVISGVAFQKEWVQQLDLFFIDLIRNPAPIQGSAWLSFVFFSTWFAQSKLTTPIALLIGLWFGFQKRIALGVWFFFSILLGEFTLKSLKLLVARPRPVTNGELVFAHGFSFPSGHALASALFYGSLALLLCYSNTNNRIKTIIAVVLLFWIFLMSYDRVYLGVHYPSDVLGGFLLGIAWSCCSLALYLGFLKRPYKNA